The sequence TCAAAGATCAGGGCACTTATCATATGTGGTATGTCCGAGGATATATTATACCCCCCTCTTTTTCTTTCCGAATCGGATACGCTACTTCTTCTGATGGAATTAATTGGACTAATGTGCCAGGATCGGGATTTGATGGGGCAGTATTGGATTTTGGCAATTCTGGAATGTTTGACGAAACGATGGTTGCCTGGCCAGCAGTGATCAAATCTGAACAGGGATTTGAAATGTGGTATTTTGGATTAGATAACTTAAATGTAGCGCGCTTGGGCTATGCTATTTCATCTGATGGTGTCAATTGGGTACGAATTGGAGGCAACGGTACTAAAGGAGCTTCTATCGATGAAGCCCATTTTGCATCTGTTTGCAAACAAGGTGATCTCTATCAAATGTGGTATGGCGTTGAGGGTGGCGATATTGTGAATTATGCGACTTCTCTTAAGGCTACGGATGTCGAGGTGATGAACAATATACCCAAAACCTATGCACTCCATCAAAATTATCCCAATCCGTTTAATCCTTCCACAACGATTGAGTACGGTTTGCCAATTTCTTCAAAAGTGAGGATTGTTATTTACGATGTTTTAGGACGAGAGGTTATTCGTCTAATTGATTCAGAACATTCAGCAGGTTTTTATTCAGTAATTTGGGATGGAAAGAATCGTACGGGAAATCTTGTTGCAAGCGGCATATACATTTATCGAATAGTTGCAGAGGATGTAAAAGGCGAACAAAAATTTTTGAGAATAAAGAAACTTCTATTATTGAAATGATAAAAGCACATAACAAAAAAATGGAGTTGACGCAAAGGGCGGGGTCGTGATTTTCAGTCAGTGCCCCGCTCGAAGTTTTTGGTAATTTGAAATGTAGTAATATCACACCTTTGCGCAACTCATTTTAGCCGTTAGGTCTCAAGTGCCATGACATCGTGCACTGATTTTAGTGCCACCACATCGTGCACTGTTGTTTGGATAAAACCCCTATGGTGGTGACGGAAGTAACCCGTAGGGTTACTGAAGTTCCCACCATAGGGGAAGCGATTCAAAACATTTTATAATTGATTTCGTCCACCAGCATTTTATCAAGATAGAGTTTTAACTTTTGTTCTTTGACATCGATTGTGGCGATGACGTATTCGTAAAGCGTTTCTGGCGGTACGCGAAATTTTTCTCCGAAGATATCGAGCAGGCCATCGCTGCGAATGTATCGGACCACATGATATTTGCCACTCTCAGGCTTTTTCAATGGATGACGTGGCGCCTGCTCTTCGGATGGAAAATGTAACGTTTTATTCGCTATCGCCAGAGCTTCGAGGGGCGTCCGTCCACCTAATTTGCTGTATCGGTAGCGGCGGTTGTGCTTTCGTTCGTAGATGAGTGACTGCAGGTGCAATTCCGTTTCTCCTGCGATATGAATACGTCCGAGAAATTTTTGCCGATAATGATCGTTGAATTTCTCAACCACGCCATTGCGCCAGGGCTCGCCTTTGGGAATGAACCACGGCTCAATGCCATTGAGCAGGCAAAGTCGAATCAAGGCTCCCATACCGCGAGGATGCGCTGGGCTTCCGTAAAACACCATTTCATTGTCAACTTGCAGATGTTCAGGCATGCCCAGGCGTTGCCAAATCGCCCACAGTGCATCAACGGTTGGCTGACAACTCCGTTCCAAAAGCGGCTCGACACCACAACGACCAGTGGCTAAATCAACGGTATTGAGGCTATAAAAACGCAACGGTTCGCTGAGATAACACGGCCCAAGAAAGTCCACTTGATGCACGCGATTGACGCATGTTCCTAAAAGAGCCGGATATTTTTTCCCTTTTGGCTCGTAGCGACCTGTTCGACCATGCGTCAAATCATGGCGGCTCAAAATACGGTTGATGGTTCGCAGAGATGGCAAAGGCTCAACGCCCATGTCTTCCAATTCCCAGAGGATCGTCTGGGCACCACAAAAAAGCCCTTTGTTATAAAGACTTGAGCGAACCAATTTCACTACTTGCTCGACTTCATCTGGAATGCGTCCAGGATTGGTTTGTGGGCGTTTCGATTTTTCCTCAAACCAATCCGGCGCACCGGATTGATAACGAGCAAGCCATTTAAAAAACCAGCGGCGAGAACGTCTTAGAGATGAACAAATCTTCTCAACGCTTTCTCCGGAAAGATAGCGTTCGATTGCAGTTTGTCTCTTACGTTCCTCTTTTTTTTGACATTAAAACCTCCTTTCAATTTGATGAAAAGAGGTACATAATTTTTGTAAAAAAACATAAACAAAAATGATAAGTGCACGATCTCTTGGCACTTATTTTAGTGCACGATGTCATGGCACTTGTCAAGTAATACGTAACCGTATTTATGAAACTGTGTACTTAGCTTTACCGTCGGCTACTTAATGAAAAAGTGAAGGTGATTTGGCGTGTTACAGAATTTAAGCGGCGAAGAATAAACGTTAAATCATTTCCGACTAGTGGAGCGTTTTCGAAATAACGTTGCATGGGTCGGTGTGATGTGTTCAGGTGTTAGAAGTGTTAGAGTGTTAAAGTCTATTCTTCCTAAGTTATTTTATTTTAGATACTTGGATCCCTCAACACCTTTAACACCTTTTTCTCGAAGAAGCTGCACGCTATATTAACATGCATAAAAATATGCTGTTGAAGTTCGAAAAAAGGCTGGAACAGACTTTTTTATTTTCCCAATTGCCGCTCCAAAAGGTATGATGTTTTGGATTTAGACCGGGATGATTGAACGCATCAAAAATGGTGAGATTACCGCGTGAATTCCGAGCCTAAAAAATAGTCTTGCTTTTCAAAAAAAAAATCTTTTAATTCCGGCATGGCAATTGAATCTAAGAGACTAAAAAACGGCCAGTGGTCGCATACCATTCGCTTGCAACATAACAAATAAACAATAAATTAGCCACCGTAGCTCAGATGGTAGAGCAACTGATTCGTAATCAGTAGGTCAGCGGTTCGACTCCGCTCGGTGGCTCAATATTTACAACAACTTACAGTCTCCCAAAATCCCCAAATTCTTTGCGACCACGTGCGACCAATTGAATTATTGGCAATGTTCAATAATTGGAGGTCGTATTATTATGAAGAAAAGAAGTATTCATGCTATATTTCTATCATTGGTGCTGCTTGCATCATCTAATTTGTGTGG is a genomic window of candidate division KSB1 bacterium containing:
- a CDS encoding transposase → MERYLSGESVEKICSSLRRSRRWFFKWLARYQSGAPDWFEEKSKRPQTNPGRIPDEVEQVVKLVRSSLYNKGLFCGAQTILWELEDMGVEPLPSLRTINRILSRHDLTHGRTGRYEPKGKKYPALLGTCVNRVHQVDFLGPCYLSEPLRFYSLNTVDLATGRCGVEPLLERSCQPTVDALWAIWQRLGMPEHLQVDNEMVFYGSPAHPRGMGALIRLCLLNGIEPWFIPKGEPWRNGVVEKFNDHYRQKFLGRIHIAGETELHLQSLIYERKHNRRYRYSKLGGRTPLEALAIANKTLHFPSEEQAPRHPLKKPESGKYHVVRYIRSDGLLDIFGEKFRVPPETLYEYVIATIDVKEQKLKLYLDKMLVDEINYKMF
- a CDS encoding T9SS type A sorting domain-containing protein is translated as KDQGTYHMWYVRGYIIPPSFSFRIGYATSSDGINWTNVPGSGFDGAVLDFGNSGMFDETMVAWPAVIKSEQGFEMWYFGLDNLNVARLGYAISSDGVNWVRIGGNGTKGASIDEAHFASVCKQGDLYQMWYGVEGGDIVNYATSLKATDVEVMNNIPKTYALHQNYPNPFNPSTTIEYGLPISSKVRIVIYDVLGREVIRLIDSEHSAGFYSVIWDGKNRTGNLVASGIYIYRIVAEDVKGEQKFLRIKKLLLLK